One window of the Pyrus communis chromosome 17, drPyrComm1.1, whole genome shotgun sequence genome contains the following:
- the LOC137721983 gene encoding uncharacterized protein — translation MEEDEDDHHRRRRPSHSHRIMEAMVQIAKPRRAANIDRRRERRALRMLAYGASADQVDEIARMGKTIVLESLMRFYSAIEALYTNEYLRQPTPRDMRRLLRKGEMQGFPGMIGSIDCMHWTWKNCPSAWQGNDLNVLAQSPVFDELLQGNRPRCTYWVNGNKYEGPYYLADGIYPRWSTFVKTVPHPQSEKEKHFAKCQEGCRKDVERCFSILQARWAIVRAAARMFDVEALRSIMMTCIILHNMILE, via the exons atggaggaggatgaagatgatcaccatagaaggcggaggCCCTCACATTCCCACCGTATCATGGAAGCTATGGttcagatagccaaacccagacgtgcggcaaacatcgatagaagaagggaaagacgag ccttgcgaatgcttgcatatggagcatctgcagatcaagtggatgagatcgcaaggatgggaaaaacaataGTTCTGGAGTCCTTGATGCGGTTTTactctgcaattgaagccctctacaccaatgagtaccttcggcaacccacgccaagggacatgcgaaggcttctgaggaagggtgagatgcaaggcttccctggcatgattggaagcatcgactgcatgcactggacatggaaaaactgtccaagtgcgtggcaagga aatgacctaaatgtccttgcccaatctccagtgtttgacgaactgctacaaggaaataggccgagatgcacatattgggttaatggtaataaatacgagggaccatactaccttgcagatggtatttacccaaggtggtcaacatttgtcaaaacagtgccacatccgcagagtgaaaaagagaaacacttcgcaaagtgtcaagaagggtgtaggaaggatgttgAGCGTTGTTTTAGTATCttgcaagctcgttgggccattgtcagggctgcagctagaatgtttgatgtcgaggctcttcgatccatcatgatgacgtgtattattctccacaacatgattcttgaa